One Paenibacillus riograndensis SBR5 DNA segment encodes these proteins:
- a CDS encoding Fic family protein — translation MDYPELLRKKALYEQAKHTLPEVTVKSYVQAFELEYTHNSTAIEGNTLTLLETKVVLEEGLSVGGKKLREIYEVINHNKAYQHVKACIEQGLLLDENIIKDIHAILMENIMVGGVYRNVEVYISGAAHTPPIPNEMYRQVQNFYADLADKKPVNIIELAAWTHAEFVRIHPFADGNGRTSRLIMNYQLLANGFLPISIAKESRLDYFNALEAYAVHRDLRPFADMMASLEEQQLDRYLGMIERQRERQ, via the coding sequence GTGGACTACCCCGAATTACTGCGTAAAAAAGCCTTATACGAGCAGGCCAAACATACACTCCCGGAAGTAACCGTCAAAAGTTATGTACAGGCGTTTGAACTGGAGTATACCCATAATTCCACAGCAATTGAAGGTAACACGCTTACTCTTCTGGAAACCAAGGTGGTACTGGAGGAAGGGCTGTCCGTAGGTGGGAAGAAGCTGCGGGAAATTTACGAGGTCATTAACCATAACAAAGCCTACCAGCATGTAAAAGCCTGTATTGAGCAAGGGCTGCTGCTGGACGAAAACATCATCAAGGACATTCATGCCATCCTGATGGAGAATATTATGGTGGGTGGTGTCTACCGCAATGTAGAGGTATATATTTCAGGAGCTGCACATACACCGCCAATACCAAATGAGATGTACCGACAGGTGCAAAACTTTTATGCTGATTTGGCTGATAAAAAGCCTGTTAACATCATTGAGCTCGCGGCGTGGACGCATGCGGAGTTTGTGCGCATCCATCCGTTTGCGGACGGGAACGGGAGAACATCACGGCTGATTATGAACTACCAGCTGCTGGCGAACGGCTTCTTACCCATCTCTATTGCGAAAGAAAGCAGATTGGATTATTTTAATGCTCTGGAAGCCTACGCTGTACATCGGGACCTAAGGCCTTTTGCTGATATGATGGCTTCTTTGGAGGAGCAGCAGTTGGATCGTTACTTGGGGATGATCGAGAGGCAGCGGGAGCGGCAGTAG
- a CDS encoding MFS transporter: MKKIKINPNLSLLLSGQLISQIGDKFYALALAYWVLQTTGSPSLTGLVLFFSMAPAIITGLFSGGIIDFFNRKKLMVNIDIIRGLVVSIVAISYYAGALNMPIIITAQVILSICSAFFDPTVQAVIPQIVEKGELISANARSQFVSGVSLVVGPLLGGICAAWLGYGFIFSFNAFSFFVAAFLAASLVIKPVTYTEPSKKKIRENIQEGYKYIFKNRSIILIVTVVAILHFFVGSVQVIMPVFALTLKGNGAQNLGIIESFYGTGVIVTGFILSLTSINGQEKKYMYGGIGFIGLVYMVFGILSNSGVDEVLPYFFIFFAMSSAVVVISTCYRAILQQMVENEMSGRVFGIIGAVGNFTYPVAMLLFGIMLEWFKYGLLLMFCGSIVIVLGLALFKLNRKSIEASS; the protein is encoded by the coding sequence ATGAAGAAAATCAAAATCAACCCAAATCTGTCCCTTTTATTAAGCGGCCAGCTCATATCGCAGATTGGAGATAAATTCTATGCACTTGCGCTTGCCTACTGGGTTCTCCAGACTACGGGCTCACCATCGCTGACAGGACTTGTATTATTTTTTTCCATGGCCCCGGCCATTATAACAGGTTTATTTTCCGGAGGTATTATTGACTTCTTTAACAGAAAAAAGCTAATGGTCAACATTGATATTATCAGGGGGCTGGTTGTCTCCATAGTGGCTATTTCATATTATGCAGGTGCATTGAATATGCCGATAATCATTACTGCACAAGTAATACTATCGATCTGTTCTGCATTCTTCGATCCTACTGTTCAAGCGGTCATACCGCAAATTGTAGAGAAAGGCGAACTGATCAGTGCCAATGCGAGAAGTCAGTTTGTTAGTGGCGTTTCGCTTGTCGTAGGGCCGTTGTTGGGCGGTATTTGTGCAGCATGGTTGGGGTATGGTTTTATCTTTTCATTTAATGCATTCTCTTTTTTTGTAGCAGCTTTCCTTGCAGCCTCACTTGTTATCAAACCAGTTACATATACGGAGCCTTCAAAGAAAAAAATCAGGGAAAATATTCAAGAGGGTTATAAATATATTTTCAAAAACAGGAGTATAATCTTAATCGTGACAGTCGTTGCTATTTTGCACTTTTTCGTGGGTTCTGTTCAAGTAATCATGCCCGTATTTGCCCTGACTTTAAAAGGAAACGGTGCGCAAAATCTTGGGATTATTGAATCCTTTTATGGGACGGGAGTTATAGTAACAGGTTTTATTCTAAGCTTGACGAGTATAAACGGTCAGGAAAAAAAATACATGTACGGAGGCATTGGTTTTATCGGTCTGGTCTATATGGTATTCGGCATTCTTAGTAACTCGGGTGTAGATGAGGTTTTACCGTATTTTTTCATATTTTTTGCAATGAGCTCTGCGGTTGTTGTGATTAGCACTTGCTATCGCGCTATTCTACAGCAAATGGTTGAGAATGAAATGTCAGGAAGGGTCTTCGGCATAATAGGCGCTGTAGGCAATTTTACTTATCCGGTTGCAATGCTCCTATTCGGAATAATGTTGGAATGGTTCAAATATGGTCTGCTGTTGATGTTCTGTGGATCGATAGTTATAGTTCTGGGTCTAGCTTTGTTCAAACTTAACAGAAAAAGTATTGAAGCTTCTTCATAA
- a CDS encoding MerR family transcriptional regulator translates to MSKIAARFGVSRSTLLYYDSINLLKPSARNEAGYRLYSDADVERLRKILLFRKAGVSLGEIANLLHAENLEVTALLLKRMGELNKEIEAVKKQQAVIIKLLENSMLYKNLKNLDECTWLAILNSAGISRKTSDEWHSEFEKHSPLQHQLFLELLGFNEEEILNQRERYRAFDKR, encoded by the coding sequence GTGAGTAAAATAGCTGCCAGATTTGGGGTATCCAGGAGTACTTTGTTATATTATGACTCCATAAACCTGCTTAAACCATCGGCAAGGAATGAGGCGGGGTATCGGCTGTATAGTGATGCAGATGTGGAACGATTACGCAAAATCTTACTTTTCAGAAAAGCGGGCGTGTCATTGGGTGAGATTGCAAATCTATTACATGCAGAAAACTTGGAGGTCACCGCATTGCTTTTGAAGAGAATGGGAGAACTGAACAAAGAAATAGAAGCAGTAAAAAAACAACAGGCTGTGATTATCAAATTATTAGAAAATAGTATGCTATATAAAAATTTAAAGAACCTTGATGAGTGTACATGGCTTGCAATATTGAATTCGGCAGGGATAAGCAGGAAAACGTCAGATGAATGGCATTCCGAATTTGAAAAGCATTCACCCTTACAGCATCAACTTTTCCTGGAGCTGCTCGGATTTAATGAAGAGGAAATACTTAATCAAAGGGAGCGCTATAGAGCTTTTGATAAAAGGTAG
- a CDS encoding M56 family metallopeptidase, whose translation MTAWFIAILNMSITASYAAIAVIIVRLLFRKAPKVFAYTLWVAVLVRLVLPFSFSSGFSFLSFLAPSVPAGSGAMEYIPTQIGLMNNPAVNIGTDVINQAVKASLPSATPAASVNPMQFIMELAAMVWLVGIVLLLSYSVIAYLKIIHKLRTATLVEGNVFESDRITTPFVYGFIRPRIVIPVGIKENGLTYILEHERTHIRRRDYLIKPLAFLVLVIHWFNPLMWISFTLMSKDMEMSCDESVLRKLGNGAKAGYSHSLLAFSVKRGPMLSGSPLAFGQSSIHARIKHVLNYKQPKVGAVAAASIVSLIFMVGLMANPAGKAEGSADQINKLATVWADALVSRDGHPRYAMMSAAMKEQFKQEQIARSGENWNYNIGVSSPWVADYEIRIEGKTARITYLTQTSEPAFYQSEESLTFAVEDGELVVAEYHSVVQSL comes from the coding sequence ATGACCGCGTGGTTCATCGCCATTCTGAATATGAGTATTACCGCAAGTTATGCCGCCATTGCCGTGATCATCGTCCGCCTGCTTTTCCGCAAAGCGCCCAAGGTCTTCGCTTATACATTATGGGTGGCAGTACTCGTCCGGCTGGTACTTCCTTTTAGTTTTAGTTCCGGCTTCAGCTTTCTGAGCTTTTTGGCACCTAGTGTTCCAGCGGGGAGCGGAGCAATGGAATATATCCCAACTCAAATCGGCTTAATGAATAACCCTGCGGTCAACATCGGGACGGACGTCATCAATCAAGCGGTCAAAGCTTCTCTGCCCTCTGCCACTCCTGCCGCAAGCGTGAATCCCATGCAATTCATTATGGAGCTTGCCGCCATGGTCTGGCTGGTTGGCATCGTTCTGCTGCTCAGCTACAGCGTGATCGCCTATCTCAAAATCATACATAAGCTGAGAACTGCAACGCTGGTGGAGGGAAATGTTTTTGAATCGGACCGAATCACTACACCTTTTGTATATGGCTTCATTCGGCCCAGAATCGTGATTCCTGTTGGCATCAAGGAGAACGGGCTCACTTATATCCTGGAGCATGAACGGACACATATCCGAAGACGGGACTATCTGATTAAGCCGTTGGCATTCCTGGTGCTTGTCATACACTGGTTCAATCCGCTGATGTGGATTTCTTTTACACTGATGAGCAAGGATATGGAGATGTCCTGCGACGAAAGCGTGCTCCGCAAACTGGGCAATGGCGCGAAGGCCGGTTATTCACACTCGCTGCTGGCTTTTTCCGTAAAAAGAGGCCCTATGCTGTCCGGCAGTCCGCTTGCCTTTGGCCAAAGCAGCATCCATGCCAGAATTAAACATGTGCTGAACTATAAACAGCCGAAGGTTGGAGCGGTCGCTGCAGCCAGCATCGTATCGCTAATCTTCATGGTGGGATTAATGGCTAATCCGGCCGGCAAAGCGGAGGGGTCAGCGGATCAGATCAACAAGCTTGCTACCGTCTGGGCGGATGCCCTTGTCTCCCGTGACGGTCACCCCCGCTATGCGATGATGTCGGCAGCTATGAAGGAACAATTCAAGCAGGAGCAAATCGCCAGAAGCGGTGAGAACTGGAACTACAACATCGGTGTATCCAGCCCCTGGGTGGCCGATTACGAAATCCGCATTGAGGGCAAAACGGCGCGCATCACTTACCTCACCCAAACCAGCGAACCGGCATTTTACCAATCAGAAGAGAGCCTTACTTTCGCGGTTGAAGACGGGGAACTCGTGGTTGCGGAGTATCATAGTGTTGTTCAATCTCTTTAA
- a CDS encoding BlaI/MecI/CopY family transcriptional regulator yields MEPYKLFDAEYKFVSLIWENEPINSTGLVKLCHSKLGWKKSTTYTVLRKLCERGILQNENAVVSALIKREEAQRYESEALLDKAFDGSLPKFLTAFLGNRQISPKEAEQLKRIIEEATK; encoded by the coding sequence ATGGAGCCGTATAAACTGTTTGATGCGGAATATAAATTTGTATCGCTCATTTGGGAGAACGAACCGATTAATTCAACCGGGCTGGTGAAGCTGTGTCACAGCAAGTTGGGCTGGAAAAAATCCACGACCTACACCGTGCTCAGAAAGCTATGTGAACGGGGGATTCTGCAAAATGAAAATGCCGTGGTGTCTGCCCTGATTAAACGCGAGGAGGCTCAGAGGTATGAGAGTGAAGCCCTGCTCGACAAAGCCTTTGACGGTTCATTGCCGAAATTTCTAACTGCCTTTCTGGGTAACCGCCAGATCTCCCCCAAAGAAGCAGAACAGCTCAAACGCATTATTGAGGAGGCAACAAAATGA
- a CDS encoding GNAT family N-acetyltransferase, giving the protein MDISIREMTAEDQGCWTDMDDSFIVDSALVLSFIASQFTYTVEDIPIYEKRYLEETPEQADEIDDSEYINNPDQVVYLAFAEQQAVGRIVLKKNWNRYALIDMIQVDKPFRRHGIGRQLMEQAKCWALERGLPGVMLETQSINVRACRFYESCGFVIGGFDQYVYKGIPAVSGEVAVYWYLHFE; this is encoded by the coding sequence CTGGATATCTCCATCCGGGAAATGACGGCTGAGGATCAGGGCTGCTGGACGGACATGGACGATTCCTTTATCGTAGATTCGGCTCTTGTCCTTTCATTTATAGCGAGTCAGTTCACATATACCGTGGAAGACATTCCAATCTATGAGAAAAGATACTTGGAAGAAACCCCTGAGCAGGCAGACGAAATAGACGATTCTGAGTACATCAATAACCCCGATCAAGTGGTTTATTTGGCTTTTGCGGAACAACAGGCGGTGGGGCGAATAGTATTGAAAAAGAATTGGAACCGCTATGCCCTTATTGACATGATCCAGGTGGACAAGCCATTCAGAAGGCATGGGATCGGCAGACAACTGATGGAACAGGCCAAGTGCTGGGCGTTGGAGCGGGGATTGCCTGGAGTTATGCTGGAAACGCAGAGCATCAATGTGCGGGCATGCAGGTTCTATGAGAGCTGCGGGTTTGTAATTGGCGGGTTTGATCAATATGTGTATAAAGGAATCCCGGCAGTCAGCGGAGAGGTTGCGGTGTACTGGTATCTGCATTTTGAATAG
- a CDS encoding LysR family transcriptional regulator, with translation MSMNNFELYKVFYWAAKTGSLTQAAKSLYITQPSVSHAIKQLEDSFGLTLFTRNSKGVVLTPEGATLYSYIEQSHILITQAEKKMAELKNLDNGELRIGGSDSLFKHYLLPFIEVFHQRYPGIRLHLIHGTTPEVISYLKEGLVDLGVVRMPITDPQLEVRQGLQLQDCFIAGSHYAGLNQKVLSIEELLQYPIILFSRSSRARMAITDLFRGYGYELKPEFEVGSVGLLIEFARKGLGISFVTREFVSKELEEGSLFEIQLDVQLPPAQVGMMTMRNMPLTTAASKFIELTK, from the coding sequence ATGTCTATGAACAACTTTGAGCTGTATAAGGTTTTTTACTGGGCAGCAAAGACCGGAAGCCTGACCCAGGCCGCCAAATCCCTCTACATTACCCAGCCCAGCGTCAGCCATGCGATCAAGCAACTGGAAGACAGCTTTGGCCTGACCCTGTTTACCCGGAATTCCAAAGGCGTGGTACTGACACCGGAGGGCGCCACCTTGTACTCCTATATTGAGCAATCGCACATTCTCATCACCCAGGCCGAGAAGAAGATGGCCGAGCTCAAAAACCTCGACAACGGCGAGCTGCGGATTGGCGGCAGTGATTCCCTGTTCAAGCATTATCTGCTGCCCTTCATCGAAGTCTTTCACCAGCGCTACCCCGGCATCCGGCTGCATCTGATCCACGGGACTACACCCGAAGTCATCTCTTATTTAAAAGAAGGCCTAGTTGACCTGGGCGTTGTACGCATGCCGATCACCGATCCCCAGCTTGAAGTGCGGCAGGGGCTTCAGCTCCAGGACTGCTTCATTGCGGGCAGCCACTATGCCGGGCTGAATCAGAAGGTGCTCTCTATTGAAGAGCTGCTTCAATATCCCATCATCCTCTTCTCCCGCAGCAGCCGTGCACGGATGGCCATTACAGACTTGTTCCGGGGTTACGGCTACGAGCTGAAGCCGGAATTTGAGGTAGGCAGCGTGGGCCTGCTGATCGAATTTGCCCGCAAAGGACTCGGCATCTCCTTCGTCACGCGGGAATTCGTGTCCAAGGAGCTGGAAGAGGGCTCCCTCTTCGAAATTCAGCTCGACGTACAGCTCCCCCCTGCCCAGGTGGGCATGATGACCATGCGCAACATGCCGCTGACGACTGCGGCCAGCAAGTTTATTGAGCTTACGAAGTAG
- the zwf gene encoding glucose-6-phosphate dehydrogenase — protein MEATTFVLFGATGDLARRKIYPALYNLYLDHKLHHSFSVIGLGRREVADEAFQAMVERSIRDFSRREVNDSASVRGFLKAFRYNVLDVGHTEDYLKLLQRVEQLEADMGGSPNRMFYLSVGPEFFEPIALNIKESGLGAAKGWKRLVIEKPFGHDLQSAQELNLKLSEAFTEDEIFRIDHYLGKPMVQELDVFQQTNPVLHALWNNRYIANVQITAGETVGVEERAGYYDHVGALRDMFQNHMLQLLMMLAIRLPKDSTADEVRFKKKEVMESLEPLEEADVQFNVIRGQYTAGTIQGKPVLGYTSEPGIPADSQNDTFIAARLQIDDPFWKGVPFYIRTGKRMKEKSTRIVIEFKEPLKQNSSAAEDDIPNLLVFEISPNEGITLQLKARDPQHKGKFKAMHIDFHTSSIEVPEAYENLIYDALHGDPSFFAHWNEVELSWKWVQPILNAFAKNSVPLYHYAAGTFGPAESDQLLAENGHHWWLDSAVEEEGELALPVASNF, from the coding sequence ATGGAGGCAACTACATTTGTTTTGTTTGGAGCGACAGGAGACTTGGCCCGAAGAAAGATCTATCCTGCGCTGTATAATTTATATCTCGACCACAAGCTGCACCATTCATTCTCTGTGATTGGTCTTGGCAGAAGAGAAGTGGCTGATGAAGCCTTTCAGGCTATGGTGGAGCGGTCGATCCGGGACTTTTCCCGGCGGGAAGTGAATGATTCTGCGTCCGTGCGCGGCTTCCTGAAGGCCTTCCGATATAATGTGCTGGATGTGGGGCACACCGAAGATTATCTTAAGCTGCTGCAGCGGGTTGAACAGCTGGAAGCGGATATGGGCGGTTCCCCGAACCGGATGTTCTATTTATCCGTCGGTCCTGAGTTTTTTGAACCGATTGCTTTGAATATCAAGGAGAGCGGTCTGGGTGCCGCCAAAGGATGGAAACGCCTGGTGATTGAAAAGCCCTTCGGCCATGATCTGCAATCGGCCCAGGAGCTGAATCTGAAGCTGAGCGAGGCTTTTACCGAGGATGAAATTTTCCGGATCGACCATTACCTGGGCAAACCGATGGTGCAGGAGCTGGATGTGTTCCAGCAGACGAATCCGGTGCTTCATGCCCTCTGGAACAACCGCTACATTGCCAATGTGCAGATTACCGCAGGCGAAACGGTGGGCGTGGAAGAAAGAGCGGGCTATTACGATCATGTGGGTGCGCTGAGAGACATGTTCCAGAATCATATGCTGCAGCTGCTGATGATGCTGGCGATCCGCCTGCCGAAAGACAGCACAGCAGACGAAGTGCGCTTCAAAAAGAAAGAAGTGATGGAGTCCCTGGAGCCGCTGGAAGAAGCCGATGTCCAGTTCAATGTAATCCGCGGGCAGTATACCGCAGGCACAATCCAAGGTAAGCCAGTCCTGGGCTACACCTCTGAACCGGGAATTCCGGCCGATTCGCAGAACGATACCTTTATTGCCGCCAGATTGCAGATTGACGATCCCTTCTGGAAGGGTGTGCCTTTCTATATCCGGACCGGGAAGAGAATGAAAGAGAAATCGACGCGTATTGTCATTGAGTTCAAAGAGCCGCTGAAGCAGAACTCGTCAGCTGCCGAGGATGATATCCCTAATCTGCTGGTGTTCGAGATCAGTCCGAACGAGGGAATTACCCTGCAGCTCAAGGCCAGAGATCCTCAGCACAAAGGGAAGTTCAAAGCGATGCACATTGACTTTCACACCAGTTCTATTGAAGTGCCGGAGGCTTATGAGAATCTGATTTATGATGCGCTGCACGGAGATCCGTCGTTCTTTGCGCATTGGAATGAGGTAGAGCTGTCCTGGAAATGGGTGCAGCCGATCCTGAATGCTTTTGCCAAGAATAGCGTTCCTCTCTATCATTATGCAGCCGGGACGTTTGGACCTGCCGAATCAGACCAGCTGCTTGCAGAGAACGGGCATCACTGGTGGCTTGATTCTGCTGTGGAAGAAGAAGGCGAGCTTGCGCTGCCTGTTGCTTCAAATTTTTAA
- the fsa gene encoding fructose-6-phosphate aldolase: protein MKFFIDTANVEDIKKAYQIGVLSGVTTNPSLVAKEGVKFEDRIAEILRTVPEVESVSAEVTPDAVTAEEMIAQANELIKINNYDKNITIKLPMTLAGLEACRYLTQKGVKTNVTLIFTVNQALLAARAGATYVSPFLGRLDDISEDGVQLIVKVAELFRIHNLDAQIIAASVRHPDHVTRVAMAGAHIATIPFSVIEQISKHPLTDQGLEKFAADWKKAPQV, encoded by the coding sequence ATGAAATTTTTTATCGATACCGCTAATGTGGAAGACATCAAAAAAGCATACCAAATCGGTGTTTTGTCCGGAGTCACAACGAATCCATCACTGGTTGCCAAAGAAGGCGTGAAATTCGAAGACCGCATTGCAGAAATTCTGCGCACCGTGCCTGAGGTGGAGTCTGTGTCTGCCGAAGTGACGCCGGATGCGGTTACCGCTGAAGAGATGATCGCACAGGCGAATGAACTGATCAAGATCAACAACTATGACAAAAACATCACGATCAAGCTCCCGATGACGCTCGCAGGTCTGGAAGCCTGCCGTTACCTCACTCAAAAAGGTGTAAAAACCAACGTGACGCTGATCTTCACTGTGAACCAGGCGCTGCTCGCTGCCCGTGCAGGAGCTACCTATGTATCGCCGTTCCTGGGCCGTCTAGATGATATCTCCGAGGATGGAGTCCAATTGATCGTAAAAGTTGCCGAGCTGTTCCGTATTCATAACCTGGACGCGCAGATTATCGCAGCTTCGGTCCGCCATCCGGACCACGTAACCCGCGTAGCCATGGCTGGTGCGCATATTGCCACCATTCCGTTCAGCGTGATCGAGCAAATCTCCAAGCATCCGCTGACCGATCAGGGGCTGGAGAAATTCGCTGCCGACTGGAAAAAAGCGCCGCAGGTTTAA
- the gndA gene encoding NADP-dependent phosphogluconate dehydrogenase, which yields MGKQQIGVVGLAVMGKNLALNMESKGFSVALYNRSREKTDELLAEAAGKNFTGAYSIEEFVQSLETPRKIMIMVKAGKPTDDTIQQLVPHLSPGDILIDGGNAFFPDTQRRNKELQAQGFRFIGAGVSGGEEGALKGPAIMPGGQKDAYELVEPILTAISAKVDGDPCSTYIGEDGAGHYVKMVHNGIEYGDMQLIGEAYQLLKDVLGLDTAELHEIFSEWNRGELSSYLIEITADIFAKADPDTGKPMVDVILDSAGQKGTGKWTSQNALDLGVPLSIITESVFARFISAMKEERVAASKRLKGPAVKGYDGDAKEFIEAVRKALYASKIASYAQGFAQMRVASDEYNWNLNYGSIAMIFRGGCIIRAGFLQNIKDAYDRDPELKNLFLDEYFSSVVHNYQEAWRDVVALAVKRGIPVPAFASGLAYYDSYRSERLPANLLQAQRDYFGAHTFERLDQPGSFHFQWMDQN from the coding sequence ATGGGGAAACAGCAGATTGGTGTGGTCGGCTTAGCCGTTATGGGTAAGAATCTGGCCTTGAATATGGAGAGCAAAGGGTTTTCGGTGGCCCTCTACAACCGTTCCCGGGAGAAGACGGATGAACTGCTTGCGGAAGCAGCAGGCAAAAACTTCACAGGTGCCTACAGCATCGAAGAGTTTGTCCAGTCCCTGGAGACGCCGCGCAAAATCATGATTATGGTCAAGGCCGGCAAGCCGACAGATGATACGATTCAGCAACTGGTGCCGCATCTGTCGCCAGGGGATATCCTGATTGACGGCGGCAACGCCTTTTTCCCGGATACGCAAAGACGGAATAAGGAGCTTCAGGCTCAAGGCTTCCGCTTCATCGGGGCCGGGGTATCCGGCGGTGAAGAAGGGGCGCTGAAAGGACCAGCCATCATGCCGGGCGGGCAAAAGGATGCCTACGAGCTGGTAGAACCGATCCTGACGGCAATTTCGGCCAAAGTGGACGGGGACCCTTGTTCGACCTACATCGGCGAAGATGGTGCCGGGCACTATGTCAAAATGGTGCATAACGGCATTGAATACGGCGACATGCAGCTCATCGGCGAAGCGTATCAACTGCTGAAGGATGTACTCGGCCTGGATACCGCTGAATTGCATGAGATTTTCTCGGAATGGAACCGCGGGGAGCTGAGCAGCTATCTGATTGAAATCACGGCTGATATTTTCGCCAAGGCTGACCCGGATACCGGCAAACCGATGGTTGATGTAATCCTGGATTCCGCCGGACAAAAGGGAACAGGCAAATGGACGAGCCAAAATGCCCTCGACCTGGGTGTTCCGCTGTCCATCATTACCGAATCCGTCTTTGCCCGGTTCATCTCAGCGATGAAGGAAGAACGTGTGGCTGCAAGCAAACGCCTGAAGGGTCCTGCGGTCAAGGGGTATGACGGCGATGCCAAGGAGTTCATCGAAGCGGTCCGCAAAGCGCTGTATGCCAGCAAAATCGCCTCCTACGCCCAGGGCTTTGCCCAAATGAGAGTGGCTTCGGACGAATATAACTGGAACCTCAACTATGGCAGCATTGCGATGATTTTCCGCGGGGGCTGCATTATCCGCGCAGGCTTCCTGCAAAACATCAAGGACGCCTATGACCGCGACCCTGAACTCAAGAACCTGTTCCTGGACGAATACTTCAGCAGCGTGGTGCACAACTACCAGGAAGCCTGGCGGGATGTGGTGGCGCTTGCCGTCAAAAGAGGAATCCCGGTTCCGGCGTTTGCCTCCGGCCTGGCCTATTATGACAGCTACCGTTCCGAACGCCTTCCCGCCAACCTGCTGCAGGCGCAAAGAGATTATTTTGGAGCGCATACCTTTGAGCGGCTGGACCAGCCGGGGAGCTTCCATTTTCAATGGATGGACCAGAACTGA
- a CDS encoding VOC family protein, whose protein sequence is MPKIVTNLWFDTEAEEAAKYYTSIFKNSRITNTAYYGEGGRRPAGTVLTVTFELDGQVYTALNGGPEFKFTEAISLLVNCEGQEEVDELWEKLSAGGTEGPCGWLKDRYGLSWQIFPTVLGELLNDPDPVKAQRVMQAMLQMGKLDIAALKRAHEGSDLS, encoded by the coding sequence ATGCCGAAAATTGTTACGAATCTATGGTTCGATACGGAAGCGGAAGAAGCAGCGAAATATTACACCTCGATTTTCAAAAATTCCCGGATCACAAATACCGCATATTATGGTGAAGGCGGCAGGCGTCCTGCCGGAACGGTGCTGACAGTGACGTTTGAACTGGACGGACAAGTATACACCGCGCTGAACGGCGGCCCGGAATTCAAGTTTACGGAAGCGATTTCCCTGTTGGTGAACTGCGAAGGGCAGGAGGAAGTCGACGAGCTGTGGGAAAAGCTGTCCGCAGGCGGCACGGAAGGTCCGTGCGGATGGCTGAAAGACAGATACGGCTTATCGTGGCAGATTTTCCCGACTGTACTGGGAGAGCTGCTGAACGATCCCGATCCCGTCAAAGCACAAAGAGTCATGCAGGCGATGCTGCAGATGGGCAAGCTGGACATTGCCGCTCTGAAGCGGGCGCATGAGGGCAGCGATTTGTCTTGA